One genomic segment of Hordeum vulgare subsp. vulgare chromosome 2H, MorexV3_pseudomolecules_assembly, whole genome shotgun sequence includes these proteins:
- the LOC123426528 gene encoding F-box protein At5g50450, whose product MKTRRGACYSCHEPAAEEPEMHRRKRRRTAMEAAGCAAAAAAVGDMFEDLPDDLLLSILADVAASARSPADLAGATMTCKRFRELGQSKVVLAKVSPRCLAVRAKSWSDSAHRFLQRCADAGNLDACYLLGMIRFYCLGSRGSGAALMAAAAVGGHREALYSLAVIQFNGSGGSKDDRDLRAGAALCARAASLGHVDALRELGHCLQDGYGVRRSLLDGRRLLIQANARELAAAVTTSASLLRAAASSGKASRRHSCLLSDFGCRAAVAAAGEAHAANRFLVEWFASRPLGGESSSPAAAPAPADDGGGLRLCSHALCGRPETRRHEFRRCSVCGVVNYCSRACQALHWKMAHKAECTPMDRWLDGANANPNPNAVAVAAPAL is encoded by the exons ATGAAGACGAGGCGTGGCGCCTGCTACTCCTGCCATGAGCCGGCGGCAGAGGAGCCGGAGATGCACCGCCGGAAGAGGCGGAGGACGGCCATGGAGGCGGCGGGGtgtgctgccgctgccgctgccgtcgGAGACATGTTCGAGGACCTGCCGGATGACCTCTTGCTGTCCATACTTGCTGATGTCGCCGCGTCCGCCCGCTCGCCGGCCGACCTCGCCGGCGCCACCATGAC GTGCAAGAGATTCAGGGAGTTGGGCCAGAGCAAGGTTGTTCTTGCCAAGGTGTCGCCGCGGTGCCTCGCCGTCCGGGCCAAAAGCTGGTCGGACTCCGCCCACCGCTTCCTGCAGCGCTGCGCCGACGCCGGCAACCTCGACGCATGCTACCTTCTTGGCATG ATCCGCTTCTACTGCCTGGGGAGCCGGGGGTCGGGAGCAGCGCTGATGGCTGCGGCGGCGGTGGGTGGCCACCGGGAGGCGCTCTACTCGCTGGCCGTCATCCAGTTCAACGGCAGCGGTGGCAGCAAGGACGACCGCGACCTCCGGGCGGGCGCTGCGCTGTGCGCGCGCGCGGCGTcgctcggccacgtcgacgcgctCCGCGAGCTCGGCCACTGCCTCCAGGACGGCTACGGCGTGCGCCGCTCCTTGCTCGACGGGCGCCGCCTCCTCATCCAGGCGAACGCGCGGGAACTCGCCGCCGCGGTCACCACGTCGGCCTCGCTGCTCCGCGCGGCGGCCAGCAGCGGCAAGGCCTCGCGGAGGCACTCGTGCCTGCTCAGCGACTTCGGGTGCCGCGCCGCGGTCGCCGCGGCCGGCGAGGCGCATGCCGCCAACCGGTTCCTCGTCGAGTGGTTCGCGTCGCGGCCGCTGGGCGGCGAGAGCAGCAGcccagcagcagcaccagcaccagcggaCGACGGCGGGGGCCTGcggctgtgctcgcacgcgctgtGCGGTCGGCCGGAGACGCGGCGGCACGAGTTCCGGCGGTGCTCCGTGTGCGGCGTGGTGAACTACTGCTCGCGCGCGTGCCAGGCGCTGCACTGGAAGATGGCGCACAAGGCCGAGTGCACGCCCATGGACCGGTGGCTCGACGGCGCCAACGCTAACCCCAACCCCAATGCCGTCGCCGTGGCCGCTCCGGCGCTGTAA